A genomic window from Sanguibacter antarcticus includes:
- a CDS encoding C40 family peptidase: MTGIAAVLGRIQEIETVIKAVAPAASRSVSTAAASTSAASVSAASTSFASVLDAFAVQDTSTDLVAQAAAATATVPAASNPAASTPGASGEALVAEARKFLGVPYAWGGESMSGIDCSGLVQRALGALGVDMPRVARDQMKEGVAVASMAEARAGDLLVFGGGSHIAIYVGDGRMIDAPKPGDVVRERDVYETPTAIRRVLPDATSVASTTPATQISEILASSAAQRSSLALLLGAAA, from the coding sequence ATGACCGGCATCGCGGCCGTCCTCGGCCGCATCCAGGAGATCGAGACCGTCATCAAGGCGGTGGCGCCGGCGGCGTCCCGGAGCGTGAGCACCGCAGCGGCCTCCACCTCGGCGGCGTCCGTCTCGGCAGCGTCGACGTCGTTCGCGTCGGTCCTCGACGCGTTCGCCGTCCAGGACACGAGCACCGACCTCGTCGCGCAGGCCGCCGCAGCGACCGCGACCGTCCCCGCAGCGTCGAACCCGGCAGCGTCGACCCCCGGTGCGTCGGGCGAGGCGCTCGTCGCCGAAGCCCGGAAGTTCCTCGGCGTCCCCTACGCATGGGGCGGCGAGTCCATGAGCGGTATCGACTGCTCCGGCCTGGTCCAGCGGGCGCTCGGCGCCCTCGGGGTCGACATGCCGCGCGTCGCACGGGACCAGATGAAGGAAGGCGTGGCGGTGGCCTCGATGGCCGAGGCTCGCGCCGGCGACCTCCTCGTCTTCGGTGGCGGGAGCCACATCGCCATCTACGTCGGCGACGGTCGGATGATCGACGCGCCGAAGCCCGGTGACGTCGTGCGTGAGCGTGACGTGTACGAGACCCCCACCGCGATCCGACGTGTGCTTCCCGACGCCACCTCGGTCGCCTCGACGACCCCAGCCACCCAGATCAGCGAGATCCTCGCGTCCAGCGCGGCGCAGCGGTCTTCCCTCGCCCTACTGCTCGGAGCTGCAGCATGA
- a CDS encoding flagellar hook-length control protein FliK — protein sequence MTALPARSTDSPVQAAAGRSPSVREDLARSRDDFARTLERASSAPDRSASRATDSADARRSAARDAAKAAGDRDTNDRGTNDNDRTAGSTATGQAVRAAERAAALAANDAAGSTPTTDDATPTSGALDTAPTATTDGATTAGTSGLEADPGAAVLPADGTAAGLVLPAHSAGSAQEAAALALAATLAASVAGTETGALVSADPTLQTQAGSQATTGTAADQAAVAELDASTTAPAGAEKSTTGPGTGAAAADLLVDGARVVLTGPAQPGSAGAGAALAGAAAAAAGQEPQAASAGTQLPAVPGTDAATSTDATAARAETTPASAAQAPVTTPQTATGAAFAQALGATDRVAAQAPATPANTPHVPLAEQVRGPLVALRTAAPGEHMLTLRVDPEHLGPVQVRAHIGADGIRIELVGATDAARDSLRGLLTDLRRDLSATGMNATLSLAADTAGQQSRHPAGTGDLAGGQQDTSARGGPRDQRDGATSPWAAPDQTTEARTAASTDPGAHGVDVLI from the coding sequence ATGACCGCCCTCCCGGCGCGCTCGACCGACAGTCCCGTCCAGGCTGCTGCCGGCCGCTCGCCCTCGGTCCGCGAGGACCTCGCCAGGTCCCGTGACGACTTCGCCCGCACGCTCGAGCGTGCGTCGTCCGCGCCCGACCGGTCTGCTTCTCGTGCGACCGACTCCGCTGACGCACGCCGCTCGGCAGCGCGGGACGCGGCCAAGGCCGCCGGCGACCGGGACACGAACGACCGTGGCACGAACGACAACGACCGCACCGCGGGCTCGACCGCGACCGGACAGGCCGTCCGGGCTGCCGAGCGCGCGGCTGCCCTCGCCGCGAACGACGCGGCAGGGTCCACCCCGACGACAGACGACGCCACGCCGACGTCCGGTGCGCTCGACACGGCACCTACCGCCACCACCGACGGTGCGACCACCGCAGGAACGAGCGGGCTCGAGGCCGATCCCGGGGCAGCGGTCCTGCCCGCAGACGGCACGGCGGCCGGTCTCGTCCTGCCCGCGCACAGCGCTGGGTCCGCGCAAGAGGCTGCGGCGCTCGCTCTCGCCGCGACCCTCGCGGCATCGGTGGCGGGCACCGAGACCGGTGCGCTGGTCTCCGCCGACCCGACGCTGCAGACGCAGGCCGGCTCACAGGCGACGACCGGCACGGCCGCCGACCAGGCCGCCGTCGCGGAGCTCGACGCCTCGACGACCGCTCCTGCAGGCGCCGAGAAGTCCACCACGGGACCGGGCACCGGAGCCGCAGCAGCCGATCTTCTCGTCGACGGGGCGCGGGTCGTCCTCACCGGTCCGGCCCAGCCCGGCTCGGCCGGTGCTGGAGCGGCTCTCGCCGGTGCGGCCGCGGCTGCCGCCGGACAGGAGCCCCAGGCCGCCTCGGCCGGGACGCAGCTGCCAGCCGTCCCCGGGACGGACGCGGCCACCTCGACCGACGCGACCGCCGCCCGCGCAGAGACCACCCCGGCGAGCGCGGCCCAGGCCCCCGTGACCACGCCGCAGACAGCGACCGGTGCGGCCTTCGCCCAGGCGCTCGGAGCGACCGACCGCGTCGCCGCACAGGCACCCGCGACTCCTGCGAACACCCCGCACGTGCCGCTCGCCGAGCAGGTCCGCGGGCCGCTCGTCGCGCTGCGGACCGCCGCGCCGGGGGAGCACATGCTCACCCTGCGCGTGGACCCGGAGCACCTCGGCCCGGTCCAGGTGCGGGCCCACATCGGTGCGGACGGCATCCGCATCGAGCTCGTCGGGGCGACCGACGCTGCACGGGACAGCCTCCGGGGCCTCCTCACAGACCTCCGCCGCGACCTCTCTGCGACGGGTATGAACGCGACCCTCTCTCTGGCGGCCGACACCGCCGGTCAGCAGAGCCGCCACCCCGCTGGCACCGGCGACCTCGCCGGTGGCCAGCAGGACACCTCGGCTCGCGGCGGACCGCGGGACCAGCGTGACGGAGCGACGAGCCCCTGGGCTGCTCCCGACCAGACCACCGAGGCGCGCACCGCCGCCTCGACCGACCCAGGCGCCCACGGCGTCGACGTCCTCATCTAA
- a CDS encoding flagellar export protein FliJ: MSAFRLAGLMRFRKLQEDQAAADLASANASRRRAEARRAQATRELTIHEFQTDLGVAVFHASVASRAALRSFATETSVAVEVAATEVQQRELAWTDARKRSVPLEKLAERHIERENVEDLRVEQLALDEIAGRAPSSRIDGDDA, from the coding sequence ATGAGCGCCTTCCGCCTCGCCGGCCTCATGCGCTTCCGCAAGCTGCAGGAGGACCAGGCTGCTGCCGACCTCGCCTCGGCCAACGCCTCGCGTCGACGCGCAGAGGCGCGCCGTGCGCAGGCGACGCGTGAGCTCACCATCCACGAGTTCCAGACCGACCTCGGTGTCGCCGTCTTCCACGCGTCCGTGGCGTCACGCGCCGCGCTCCGCAGCTTTGCCACCGAGACGTCGGTCGCCGTCGAGGTGGCTGCCACCGAGGTGCAGCAGCGCGAGCTCGCCTGGACCGATGCGCGCAAGCGGTCCGTCCCGCTCGAGAAGCTCGCCGAGCGCCACATCGAGCGTGAGAACGTCGAAGACCTGCGTGTCGAGCAGCTCGCTCTCGACGAGATCGCCGGGCGCGCCCCGTCGAGCAGGATCGACGGGGACGACGCATGA
- the fliG gene encoding flagellar motor switch protein FliG has translation MSTAILSGTQKAALVLMQIGRDRAAKIMSRLDETAVEELTAEILRMERVDRDVADGVISEFHQITIGGGTSISNGGLGYAQQLLEATMGTDRAQTMLDRLATSMAGQPFEFLQQADARQILALLSGEHPQTIALVLAHLRPEHGAAILAGLPPQSQAEIAHRIALMERAAPDVVTIIADALRRKASAVLTPRETSAIGGLDPLVEIINRADPGTEKLILEGLEARDSALAEEVRSRMFVFADIVLLEDRALQLVLRGVESASLALALKGAGPGQRDAVLRNLSERASENLLEEIDVLGSVRMSQVEEARAAIVQVIRRLEESGQIVIRRDGEDEYVD, from the coding sequence ATGAGCACTGCGATCTTGAGCGGCACGCAGAAAGCCGCCCTCGTCCTCATGCAGATCGGACGAGACCGCGCCGCGAAGATCATGTCGCGGCTGGACGAGACTGCTGTCGAGGAGCTCACCGCGGAGATCTTGCGGATGGAGCGCGTCGACCGCGACGTCGCCGACGGTGTCATCTCCGAGTTCCACCAGATCACCATCGGCGGCGGCACGAGCATCAGCAACGGTGGCCTCGGCTACGCGCAGCAGCTGCTCGAGGCGACCATGGGGACCGACCGCGCGCAGACGATGCTCGACCGCCTCGCGACATCGATGGCCGGTCAGCCCTTCGAGTTCCTCCAGCAGGCGGACGCCCGCCAGATCCTCGCTCTCCTCAGCGGTGAGCACCCGCAGACGATCGCTCTCGTGCTCGCCCACCTGCGGCCCGAGCACGGTGCCGCGATCCTCGCGGGGCTGCCGCCGCAGTCGCAGGCCGAGATCGCGCACCGCATCGCTCTCATGGAGCGAGCGGCCCCGGACGTCGTGACGATCATCGCGGACGCCCTGCGTCGCAAGGCCTCCGCGGTCCTCACCCCGCGCGAGACCTCCGCGATCGGTGGCCTCGACCCCTTGGTCGAGATCATCAACCGTGCCGACCCGGGCACCGAGAAGCTCATCCTCGAAGGTCTCGAGGCGCGTGACAGCGCCCTCGCCGAAGAGGTCCGCAGCCGCATGTTCGTCTTCGCCGACATCGTCCTCCTCGAGGACCGTGCCCTGCAGCTCGTGCTGCGCGGCGTCGAGTCGGCGAGCCTGGCGCTCGCGCTCAAGGGCGCCGGCCCCGGCCAGCGGGACGCCGTCCTGCGCAACCTGTCCGAGCGCGCCAGCGAGAACCTGCTCGAGGAGATCGACGTCCTCGGCTCGGTCCGCATGTCGCAGGTCGAGGAAGCCCGTGCGGCGATCGTCCAGGTCATCCGCAGGCTCGAGGAGAGCGGCCAGATCGTCATCCGCCGTGACGGGGAGGACGAATATGTCGACTGA
- the fliF gene encoding flagellar basal-body MS-ring/collar protein FliF, producing MPAQITSAFGRLTTSIREFTVAQRTLALIGAAVLVVGIIALSTWFTKPQFSPLYTDLAPADASVIVDQLTAQGVAYELTNGGSTVMVPTDAVYDMRLKVAASGISPTSDGGYSLLDDMGMTSSEFQQDVTYKRALEGELAKTVSAMSGVEVATVKLAIPEDTVFVSETADPTASVFIQASSGMTLSDDQVQSVVNLVSASVEGMKPTDVAVIDSTGAVLSAVGTGTSGTGSSKQTLAYEDRVAASIQSMLDPILGPGKAVVSVTADLDYDATESTQETFTATDGVPALIEKNTLEEYTGDNTAATGVLGPDNIAVPEGDGTGDGAYRNETSESNNAVDKLTTHTVAAPGTVRRQSVSVAVDQTAAAAIDLATLETMVGSAAGIDATRGDVVTVSRMQFDTTGAVAAQEALAAAAADQVAAAEALQLRNIIIAAAVFVALVILGIVLALRKRRRGDPREAVDLGELTRLDDARALEAAQIAHDEMLALAEVPEVPDPTQIAIERKRSDVAALVDDQPEQVAELLRGWMDAKANA from the coding sequence ATGCCCGCCCAGATCACGTCGGCGTTCGGCCGTCTCACCACCTCGATCCGTGAGTTCACCGTCGCGCAGCGCACGCTCGCGCTCATCGGTGCGGCTGTCCTCGTCGTCGGCATCATCGCGCTGAGCACGTGGTTCACGAAGCCGCAGTTCTCCCCGCTGTACACAGACCTGGCGCCGGCGGACGCGAGCGTCATCGTCGACCAGCTCACCGCACAGGGTGTGGCGTACGAGCTGACCAACGGTGGCTCGACCGTCATGGTTCCCACCGACGCGGTGTACGACATGCGCCTCAAGGTCGCCGCGAGCGGCATCTCGCCCACGAGCGACGGCGGCTACTCGCTGCTCGACGACATGGGCATGACGTCCTCGGAGTTCCAGCAGGACGTCACCTACAAGCGGGCGCTCGAGGGAGAGCTCGCGAAGACGGTCTCGGCGATGTCCGGGGTCGAGGTCGCGACGGTGAAGCTCGCCATCCCCGAGGACACGGTGTTCGTCTCCGAGACTGCTGACCCGACCGCCTCGGTCTTCATCCAGGCGTCGTCCGGCATGACGCTCTCCGACGACCAGGTGCAGTCGGTCGTCAACCTCGTCTCCGCGAGCGTCGAGGGCATGAAGCCCACCGACGTCGCGGTCATCGACTCGACCGGCGCCGTCCTCTCGGCTGTCGGCACCGGGACGTCCGGCACGGGCTCGAGCAAGCAGACCCTCGCCTACGAAGACCGCGTCGCGGCGTCGATCCAGTCGATGCTCGACCCGATCCTCGGCCCCGGCAAGGCGGTCGTCTCCGTGACGGCCGACCTCGACTACGACGCGACCGAGAGCACGCAGGAGACCTTCACCGCCACGGACGGGGTCCCCGCGCTCATCGAGAAGAACACCCTCGAGGAGTACACGGGCGACAACACGGCAGCGACCGGCGTGCTCGGCCCCGACAACATCGCGGTCCCCGAGGGCGACGGCACCGGAGACGGGGCCTACCGCAACGAGACCTCCGAGTCGAACAACGCGGTCGACAAGCTGACGACGCACACGGTCGCTGCACCGGGCACGGTCCGCCGGCAGTCTGTCTCGGTGGCCGTCGACCAGACGGCAGCCGCTGCGATCGACCTCGCCACGCTCGAGACCATGGTCGGTTCGGCCGCCGGGATCGACGCGACACGCGGTGACGTCGTCACCGTCTCCCGGATGCAGTTCGACACGACCGGTGCGGTCGCGGCGCAGGAGGCTCTCGCGGCTGCCGCCGCAGACCAGGTCGCCGCCGCCGAGGCGCTCCAGCTCCGCAACATCATCATCGCGGCAGCAGTCTTCGTCGCCCTCGTCATCCTCGGGATCGTCCTCGCGCTGCGCAAGCGGCGCAGGGGAGACCCGCGCGAGGCCGTCGACCTCGGCGAGCTCACGCGTCTCGACGACGCCCGTGCTCTCGAGGCTGCGCAGATCGCGCACGACGAGATGCTCGCGCTCGCTGAGGTGCCTGAGGTCCCGGACCCCACCCAGATCGCGATCGAGCGCAAGCGCAGCGACGTCGCGGCCCTCGTCGACGACCAGCCCGAGCAGGTCGCTGAGCTGCTCCGCGGCTGGATGGACGCGAAGGCCAACGCATGA
- the fliE gene encoding flagellar hook-basal body complex protein FliE, which yields MSIPALESVSALSSLGSVSPTGYIDPTEGGGSTGSASGAFGGVLADAVTNLQGLQTKANDLAVQAVTGDLDDIHDYTIAASEAKVTLELTAAIRNKAVDAFSEIMRMQA from the coding sequence ATGAGCATCCCCGCACTGGAGAGCGTGAGCGCGCTGAGCTCGCTCGGCTCCGTCTCCCCGACCGGTTACATCGACCCGACCGAGGGCGGCGGGAGCACCGGGTCCGCGTCCGGAGCGTTCGGCGGTGTCCTCGCCGACGCGGTGACGAACCTCCAGGGGCTCCAGACGAAGGCGAACGACCTCGCGGTCCAGGCCGTCACCGGTGACCTCGACGACATCCACGACTACACGATCGCGGCGAGCGAGGCGAAGGTCACCCTCGAGCTCACCGCAGCGATCCGCAACAAGGCTGTCGACGCGTTCAGCGAGATCATGCGGATGCAGGCCTGA
- a CDS encoding FliH/SctL family protein: MSTDTSAFSAARLTVVTDDRVRSVQESARVSGYAAGFAAGSRAAAESTRLVQERLRDEVAASEAARDAEHRAAVLTLERAARAAQERLLPVLDDARDLLHTLAFDLARSVVGHDLADSQASAQGALHRALAVPHDVRIQTVRLHPSDLAILRASGTDAVDGIELVADPSLSPGDAVSTFEGGYFDARIRSSFDRALRALEESAAASAEAQAPVQGARAGAIS; encoded by the coding sequence ATGTCGACTGACACGTCAGCCTTCAGCGCGGCTCGTCTCACGGTCGTCACCGACGACCGCGTGCGCAGCGTCCAGGAGAGCGCACGCGTCTCCGGGTACGCGGCGGGGTTCGCCGCAGGCAGCCGGGCCGCCGCCGAGAGCACGCGACTCGTCCAGGAGCGTCTGCGCGACGAGGTCGCAGCGAGCGAGGCAGCACGCGACGCCGAGCACCGCGCCGCGGTCCTCACGCTCGAGCGAGCAGCCCGCGCTGCTCAGGAACGCCTCCTGCCTGTGCTCGACGACGCCCGCGACCTCCTGCACACGCTCGCGTTCGACCTGGCTCGTTCGGTCGTCGGGCACGATCTCGCTGACTCCCAGGCGTCCGCGCAGGGCGCGCTGCACCGCGCTCTCGCGGTCCCGCACGACGTCCGCATCCAGACGGTCCGCCTCCACCCGTCCGACCTCGCGATCCTGCGGGCGTCCGGGACGGACGCCGTCGACGGCATCGAGCTCGTCGCGGACCCCTCGCTCTCTCCGGGCGACGCGGTGAGCACGTTCGAGGGCGGCTACTTCGACGCCCGGATCCGGTCCTCCTTCGACCGCGCGCTGCGTGCTCTCGAGGAGTCCGCTGCCGCCTCGGCCGAGGCCCAGGCTCCGGTGCAGGGCGCCCGGGCCGGAGCGATCTCGTGA
- a CDS encoding FliI/YscN family ATPase yields MTSTWAETLLAAAPERVGRVSAAVGLSLDVVGLDCALGDVIALGDPSTTGSESAEDSMLAEVVALSNGSARCMPLGAMSGVRPGLAARSTGGSLRVPVGAGLLGRVIDGLGRPLDGRGPLTGTTVVPLEGRSPHPLERQRVAQPLNLGVRTLDTLTTVGRGQRMGLFAGSGVGKSTLLSMIARGTDAQISVIALVGERGREVREFIEDDLGAEGLARSVVVVATSDEPALVRLRAAFVATRIAEFFREAGQDVVLMMDSLTRVAMAQREIGLSVGEPPATRGYPPSTFSLLAALLERAGTSAKGSVTGIYTVLVDGDDHNEPIADAARSILDGHVVLDRKLAVAGHFPSIDALASISRVATRVTTPEQRADATALRKVMAARRSVQDLVDVGAYVAGSNPLVDSALANQGAIDDFLQQGVDENAPSDASWASLRALVGGLGVAA; encoded by the coding sequence GTGACGAGCACCTGGGCCGAGACCCTGCTCGCGGCAGCGCCCGAGCGCGTCGGTCGGGTGAGCGCCGCGGTCGGTCTCTCGCTCGACGTGGTCGGTCTCGACTGCGCTCTCGGCGACGTCATCGCGCTCGGCGACCCCTCGACCACGGGTTCGGAGAGCGCGGAGGACTCGATGCTCGCCGAGGTCGTCGCCCTGAGCAACGGCTCCGCACGCTGCATGCCGCTCGGAGCGATGAGCGGTGTGCGCCCGGGGCTCGCGGCCCGCTCGACCGGCGGCTCGCTGCGCGTCCCGGTCGGCGCCGGCCTCCTCGGCCGGGTCATCGACGGGCTCGGACGCCCGCTCGACGGCCGTGGTCCCCTCACCGGCACGACCGTCGTCCCGCTCGAAGGGCGGTCGCCTCACCCTCTCGAGCGTCAGCGCGTCGCGCAGCCGCTCAACCTCGGCGTCCGCACGCTCGACACACTGACGACCGTCGGTCGGGGTCAGCGCATGGGCCTGTTCGCCGGCTCCGGCGTCGGCAAGTCGACGCTCCTGTCCATGATCGCCCGCGGCACGGACGCGCAGATCTCCGTCATCGCTCTCGTCGGCGAGCGTGGACGCGAGGTCCGCGAGTTCATCGAGGACGACCTCGGCGCTGAAGGTCTCGCACGGTCCGTCGTCGTGGTCGCCACGTCTGACGAGCCCGCGCTCGTGCGGCTGCGTGCCGCGTTCGTCGCGACCCGCATCGCCGAGTTCTTCCGCGAGGCCGGCCAGGACGTCGTCCTCATGATGGACTCGCTCACCCGGGTCGCGATGGCCCAGCGCGAGATCGGTCTCTCCGTCGGGGAGCCGCCCGCCACCCGCGGATACCCGCCCTCCACGTTCTCCCTCCTCGCTGCGCTCCTCGAGCGCGCGGGGACGTCCGCCAAGGGCTCGGTCACCGGCATCTACACGGTCCTCGTCGACGGCGACGACCACAACGAGCCGATCGCCGACGCCGCACGATCGATCCTCGACGGGCACGTGGTCCTCGACCGCAAGCTCGCCGTCGCCGGCCACTTTCCCAGCATCGACGCGCTCGCCTCGATCTCCCGTGTCGCGACCCGCGTCACGACGCCGGAGCAGCGGGCCGACGCGACAGCGCTCCGCAAGGTCATGGCGGCGCGCCGCTCCGTCCAAGACCTCGTCGACGTCGGTGCCTATGTCGCCGGGAGCAACCCGCTCGTCGACTCTGCTCTCGCGAACCAGGGCGCGATCGACGACTTCCTCCAGCAGGGTGTCGACGAGAACGCTCCGTCCGACGCGTCGTGGGCGAGCCTCCGGGCGCTCGTCGGCGGGCTGGGGGTGGCAGCATGA